AAACCGCAAATGTTGTGGTGCCGGAATCGTTGCTGACCTGCTTGGTCGCTGGAGTTATGGAAAGCACGGGTTTTGGCGATGCTCCGACCAAGGTGACGTATACAGGTATTGAAGAGACGCTGATATTGACCCGCCCTTTAGAAACAGCCGTCTCAGACGTTTCGAACGTTGGATTGCCTGACGAATCAAGGATCACATTGCCGTTTGCATCGAGATTGGGAACAGATGCTGTAATCTTGACCGAAGACGAAGATATCCCGCTTAAGGTAACGGTTCCTCCCTGGTCATTCCAGAGGATATAAACGGTGGCGTTGTCTACGACAAATTGAATGTTTCCGGAGGTTTTATTCTGTCCGCCCGAGGAATCATAGGCATTCTGTGCAGCAGAGGAAAAGCTGTCTATCTTCTCCGCCATTTGTTGATGGGAATAATAAACGGGCTTTTTGGTGGTCTCGTCAATATTGACCATGGCGACATGGCTGCGCCAATCGGTTTGGTCGGAATAGTAAAAAACCCAGAAGAGCTTGTTGACCCCGTTGGCCAAGGCATAGGCATAGTGCTTGACCAGCCAGGCGGCCTGATAAGTCGCGCTCTGCTCAGGCCATACCGCGCCTTCTGACAAGGTGACCGCTCCCGAATAGGTTCCGGTCTCCGTCAGCCACATCGGCTTGCCGCTTAATCCATACGTTGAAAGCTTGGTTTTCCAGAACTCCACATAGTCCTTGATATCTTTGGTGTACTCCCCTACGAAAAAATGAAAATTAAAGATATCAAAGCAGTCGGTCGCGTCCATAACACCCAAGGCGTTATTCCAGAAAATGTCGACATCGGAATTGAAACCATCAATCGTGTTGTCGTAAATGGGCGAAGTCCCGCCGATAACGATTTTAACCTCGGTGCTGGATGCCCGCGCAGCGTCCCGAGCGGCCTTGACCGTTTCCATGAATCCCTGGTAGTTATCCGGGTAAGATCCATTGAAATGAACGCCTTCGGGTTCGTTGCCGATTTCGTAATATGTTATCGGATACAACAGACCGGGCATGTCGCTGACCCCGTCACCGTCATAACGCTCCACAATGGCGGTGACCCAGGCCTTGAATGCATCCATGTCATGAGGTTTGCCATAATTGTAGTCGGTCTTGTCCGTCTGATCCCAGGATACGTAGGGATGAATCAGCGCCAGGATTTGGATCCCCTGGGCCTGGGCCTTCTTTACAAAGGCGTCCGTAATCTCCCAATTGT
Above is a genomic segment from Desulfatirhabdium butyrativorans DSM 18734 containing:
- a CDS encoding BACON domain-containing protein, which produces MGKFEKVLLMPFFTFSLLLLCSNNAFAWTPGKYCHMGVDGFETVNQLDGKNDPTLYEWEAAGLKNIGMAWNRTLTPMGGQFRWSDIQLNRGAPYNWEITDAFVKKAQAQGIQILALIHPYVSWDQTDKTDYNYGKPHDMDAFKAWVTAIVERYDGDGVSDMPGLLYPITYYEIGNEPEGVHFNGSYPDNYQGFMETVKAARDAARASSTEVKIVIGGTSPIYDNTIDGFNSDVDIFWNNALGVMDATDCFDIFNFHFFVGEYTKDIKDYVEFWKTKLSTYGLSGKPMWLTETGTYSGAVTLSEGAVWPEQSATYQAAWLVKHYAYALANGVNKLFWVFYYSDQTDWRSHVAMVNIDETTKKPVYYSHQQMAEKIDSFSSAAQNAYDSSGGQNKTSGNIQFVVDNATVYILWNDQGGTVTLSGISSSSVKITASVPNLDANGNVILDSSGNPTFETSETAVSKGRVNISVSSIPVYVTLVGASPKPVLSITPATKQVSNDSGTTTFAVSNAGTGTMSWTAAVTTGGTWLRINSGSSGTDSGTITCGYDANSGTESRTGTIRVTAAGASGSPIDVTLTQSQKAVPVGNEPGQVNVTVAPEERVELMVNSTNSHGDTPISEWLILMAVTNGINLPIYVLSDNGIFLLDEVMVNLDKYTFSFEADGITSLGTLCMQDLGLKSGDSFLYSYVYQNNKGFIYLDNIVSILVR